CCaaagaaatgagaaaattgcaaatataatatttctactTGGTTAAGTGTTGATGATGTTTTGCTAAGCAGGAAGGGAATATTAACCTCGAGGCTCAGGAGGCACTTCTTCAATGCATTTCTGCTTACAAAGAGGTAAACGTTTTTGTGTGATATTTTTTGGGGGATGTGTATGCTCTAATTTTTCTAGTTAATTAATCgtcatatataattaatgtactATTTTTGGAATATTACTGAGTAGTATAACGTTATTTCAGgtaaaaaaaaagacttttttCCTTTCTGAGGAGAGCATTTATATAAGATTTTGTTGCTTGATGGTTTCATTTctgctaaaaaaattaaaatttgtcatTGGCTCGTCAGATTACTAAATTCAGTTCGTCAGAGTGCACACATAAATGGGTAGTTTGGAGAATTATTATTGGACATTGTGCTAATGATCCAAGATTTTAGGAGTCATGGGTGGTCTATAGATCAAAGTCCCTAATATTTTGACTGTCCTGGGGCTGGGCTGGGGCTGTGGCTGCTCATAGAAATTCTGGTGACTAAATATTTGATGATAGTGCACACGTGGATGGGTAGTTTGGAGAATTATTATTGGACATTGTGCTTGACAGTGGCTTCTACAATGATCCAAGATATTAGGAGTCATGGGTGGTCCATAGATCAAAGTCCCTAATATTTTGACTGTCCTGGGGCTGGGCTGTGGCTTGGACTGTGGCTGGGGCTGTGGCTCATAGAAATTCTGGTGACTAAATATTTGATGAGAGTGCACACATGGATGGGTAGTTTGGAGAATTATTATTGGACATTGTGCTTGACAGTGGCTTCTACAATGATCCAGGATATTAGGAGTCATGGGTGGTCCATAGATCAAAGTCCCTAATATTTTGACTGTCCTGGGGCTGGGCTGTGGCTTGGGCTGGGCTGGGCTGGGCTGGGGTTGGGCTGGGCTGTGGTTGTGGCTGGGCCTGGGCCTGGGCCTGGGGCTGGGCTATGCATTTGCGAACATACAAATTATGTTTCATTAGCAAATCATTACATGAAGGGTGTGAATATCTTCCATGGATTTCTTTCATATGGGTTTTTGATATCTGTTCCGACTTCATTCTTGCTTTGCAGTTTGTATCTGAGAGGTCAATTGCTGATACCCCTGAAATAAAGAACGAGTATCTTTCATGTTTAAAGCGCGCACAAAATTTTCTCGGACATAAAATTCATTAGAAGCCAAGCAATGAAACACCATGACAGGATTTTTTGTTCCCTGTtccctttattttttattttttatgtgtatgTGTTTACTTCAATTCATAggcattttttttgtttcataaagaaaataattaaaaaagggAACAATGTTACTGAGCATAGAAATATTGTTGTTAATTACACTACCTTTATATCTAACTGTTCTATGCTCAGTTGTATTTTCTTTGATATCACTTCAATTGTTAACAGACCCGCTTGTATATTCTTGTTCTCTACTTCATGACACTTAACGATAGAAAATCTAGCAAGTTTAGTAATCATACTATGAAAGAACGTATCAAACTAAGTATCCACTTGGTTTAAGTACaaatcatttgaaaattttgaagttgCAACACATTCTTACAATgagattatataaaaaaaaaattaaactaacaGACAGTAAGATTGAGAAGGATACAGTTTACAATTCCAAAAGAAAGATCATGATGGGAACATAAAGGAAGTGCTTATTGTGAACTTTTAGTAGGGCATATGCACACCACACATCTAGGAGTGGTTGGCTTCTGATTGAACCTAAAAGCCTCGAAAAAGGGTTGAAGAATAAAACTGTCTTGGTGTAGACAAGTCAGAAAAATACATTGCTATAGGCCAAACCAGTTTCTTACAGGAGCCAAACGACCACATATCTTTAAACTTCTAGTAGGTCCGAATATCCATATTTCATTAAATGATGTTATTAAAATTCTGACATCATTGTGATTTGTGAACACTTCAAAAAAAGTTACACACACCATTCCTGACACGTGAAGTTCTCAACCACAACACATTGCATTGCATGGCGGAACATAAATTTTCCAAACACATTCacattttttcaaaaagtgGTCTCATGTGATCATGTCCTTCAAGCTCTTCTCTCTGAACTCTCTGGTTGAGAGAAAGAAGCCTGAAGAAACCAAAGATGAATTGGCCATTGTGAAAGCTGCTGCATGGGCATGGTACCTACACGGTTCAGGGTCTAAAGCAAAGGCCAAAAATGAGTTTGATGTCAAAAGATCTCAAACTGTAGCAAGGCCTTCACGCTACAAGTTAGAAGCTATGGGAATGGCTAAGGAAACACCATCAATGCACACCATCAAGCCTCTTCTTGACTCATATGAAGTTCAACGCATTTCAAAGCAATTGGATGGGCTTATTAAAGAGTCTGACCACAACAACATTGGCAACAATGGCTGCAGCAAAACAGGTAACGGTGATCGTAAGGATAATGGTAACAGAAGGATGAAGAATAAGCAGAGGGTCACTTCTTTGTCAGTCAAATGTGTACCTGCGGTTAATCTATCAATGTGTCTGCCAAAGCCCAATCATGCTTTATGATCATTATCTAAATTGCATGTAATCCATCTTTCTACAGAATAAATTTCTTGACCAACATAAGAAATTTAAACTAAGCATACTTATGCTGTTTGTAGACTAAGTTTCTTAAAATAAAGTCTCGTGTTCGagtattatgataaaaaaacataaaagtagattatgtttaaaatttagtacAATAACACATGAGCATCACGTTTATATATTGAGgatttgatatatatttgaTCTGCATGTTCTTAATattgttatgaaaaaaaaattctaaacaaACGCATCAGAAATTTAAggtaaacataaatatatatgttcACTTTCTGGACTCATTCTCCTTAAACAAAGTTCTTTACGTGTTTCGAGTAttgtgtatgaaaaaaaaaacctagtTGAAAAGAAAGATTctactaaaaaatattagttaggTTTTCCTGACAAcgattataaattattaaaggtCAGTGATCAACCAGGATTTCTAATGAAAATtagtcatttttaaaattggtgATACTTACTATAAAACATGAgtattactttatattttaagatttggTATATATTTCAAGTGCATGTACTCAATGTtgctataaaataaatttgttaacgGATACAGTGAGAAATTTGAACTAAGCATACCTATGTTGATAttgatatgttatttttattgaactTAGTCTCCCTAAACAAAGTCTCGTGTTTAAGTATTGTGTACAAAAAGGATACAATAGCAAAGAAAGATCCTACTAAAAATAGTCAATTTGATTTTGCTTacacaaattagtttttattattaaatttagtggttttctaataaaaattaaccATTAAAGTTAGTGATACTAAGTACAATAACCATAAtccaaacaatatatatatatttcaagaaTTAGCTTATGTTAATGGTTATGTATGTTTCTGTGGAActtttggaaaatgaaaatgtccatagaagaaaaagtaaattgaAGAGATTTAATTTATAGGATGATTGATGACAATCACATGAGTCGGTGTAATTAAAGAAGTGTAGGTGAATGGTAGCTTGTGAAGAGATCTTTTAGGACTCAGTCATGTGATTCCTGGGACTCCTAACGTTACTTACAATGTAGGAAATATGTAACACATGTATTTCATAATCTGTACCTCAGTTTTAGAAATTGAAGGTCAtgtgtttctttctcttcaaaGTAATAATTTGTATTTCATCACTAGGCACATATGTGAAGGTTACTCATTTTGGTAACAGTATGGTAGTTTAAATTAATCAAGTTTGGTTTTATTGACCACTTATATTTTGACAAATGATTTCtatcaaaaaaatttgaaaaaattctatattaaataaagatgaaaaaaatacaaatgaagATTCATAAACTCAtctttttgaaagttttgaatTAGAGATAGTGATAATTCTTTATGTGTATATTGAACTTATATCTTATCTATCTCTTTCTAATTATCTTTCTTGAAAGATCTATAATTGATATTAATACAAATAGAGATCCTCCTAGTTTAAAATGCTTTCgtccaaaagaaaaataaagaaaaagttgaatacCATAAGACTCgttttaaagttttgaattgTAAATAGTATTAATGCTTTATATATAAGTTGAACTTATATTTAATTGGTATTGTGTCTTTTGGATATCTTTTTCAAAAGACtcatcattaatattaatgacaTAAGATTAAATTTACACTAATAAACAAAAGAGTTTTAAAGTAGTAACTTTAAGGATTAACCAAATCTTGAtagaaaatattgaattttaattcgATTATGGTTCGTTATAAGCATGTGATATATAGGTAACACATGAAAACAGAGAGATGGAAAGAGATTCTATAATGTGTAGAGAAATTAGAGATGGGGGAGACAATTTGGTTGTTGCTTTGAGGAATTTGGTTGTTGCCTCTAAACTTAATTGAGATTCTACAATGTGATATACTGCATACTACCCAACTTTGaaattgtgtaatttttttccATGTTAAAATGAAGGAAACGGAATAATATGATAACAAATTACTATACAAACTTAAAGTCATAATAGAAAGGTTTGAGACTCTAACCAAATTTTCCAGGTTAGGGTGGCTTTGGCTTATAAAACTGAAGTAATGGTAATTAAGTATCAATACTGTCcaaactttattttgtttttctctttacaAACAAATGACTTATAGCAAAAGAACGATAGAGATATACCTATTTcgcaattaaaacaaaattgaatataattagGATTAAATTATACTTAACAATTTAATTAGCTAGTGTATCGTTACCCTGAATTTCGTTGGCAACAAAAATGTTGTGGTCCTACGCTTGTTGGTGAAATTTATATCCTAGTTTTGAATGTTTTACTCCTCTATACTGAAAACAGCCCCTTCTTTGTTGGTAGAATTTGTCTTAATTTTGACATATGAGACACGTCCTAGTTTATCaattggtttaaaccctcggatggtCTTCGTATTTGTAAaagaatctcaagtgggtcctcatattttcaactgtctcaattgggtctaTATATTTGCAAAATATACTGCTAATGATGTcgtgaaatttaataaattaaaaaaaaatagaaaaattatgcaataagaaaaaaaagggggGAGATTTGAGAGTGGTGTGTTCTTTGAAGCTGTCTTCTAGAAAAACTGATTGTGTTTTAGAGAGTCTGAGTTTCTTCCTTGTTGacccattttcattttcttcgcTATCACCCTAAAAAAACTTTCTACTATTTCTGCAAAAACTGCAGCATCGTCGTCCGTGTCATGAGGAAACTGAAGAAGGAAGAACTGGTGTTGAAGGAAGAAGGTGGTGGAGCTGAAGGGGTGGATCTGAGGAAGCTCTTGTGTCGTGAGGCAGTGCCGCAAAAAACCCTATTGAAGCTCCGTCAGCTCATGGCGGCGGGGACAATGGCGACAGCGACCGGGGCGGCGTTGATGTTGTTTTATGTGCTGAGCCGGCGGTTGTCGTGGAAGGCGGAGAAGGACAACAAGGATCACGGAGGCGACGGCGACGTGTCGAAATCGAGCAGATCGGTGCGTCGAAGAAGGCTTTCGAGGCGACCGGCACAGGCTCCGGCGACGCTGCTGGAGTCGATCAAAACACTGTCAAAGAAGACTTTGAGGTTCACGTATTCCGAGACCTTCGGAAAGTGGTCAATCGGCGATTTGGCCTTCGAAATCAACTACCTCATGCGCAAGCAGGTAAGTTTTATGAGATTCTGAATAAAATTGATAGTTTTAAGTGAAATTAAGTGGTTTCTGTTTCTGGGCGTATAGAAAGGTGCAAGCTTTTGAGGGGATTCTGACTTTGGGAACATGTGTAATGGTTTGCATTTTGCAGGGTAATTTGGCAGTTGCAAGTGTCTATGCTGGGAGTGATTCTGTGCAGCTCAAAGGTGATGGGATAATTGTTGAGTTATACCAAGATATGATCATGGAAATTTTGTCGTGGCTTCCAGTGAAAGATCTCCTGCGATTCAAGTGTGTTTCAAAAGGGTGGAACCAACTTGTCTCCGATTCGGCTTTGCATTGGTTCTCTGTGGTTTTTTTGAGTGCAGACCATTTTCCTCCCCTTTTTTTTTGCTtgcatataatttttctatttattttaatttattaaattccagccagcatattttttttaataaaatatccacCTCAGGTATCCACCTCAGCACATTTTAACGCCATTTGTGACAACCTAACGGTTAGGACAAAATTagttcaattttacaaatatttggacTGAATTGAGATATTTTGCAAATATATAGACCTAATTGAGACAGTTAGAAATATGAAGACTCACTTAAGATTTCCATATAAATACGAGATCATTCGAGAGTTTAAACctttatcaatttatttcaatattctgAATTTCACCTTCTATTTTTGTAGAGATACATGAAGAATTGATTTTGGTAGCACTAGTCGATTATTTTATATTGCTTGATGTAGGTTACGGAACTTACAAATTCTCTGATTAAATTCTCCTATGGGTCGTGTGAGTCCTTTTCtagttattattttgtttgcATTCTTGCTAAGAAGTGAGTCCTGGAGATGATTTTCATCATCAAAGGATTCTTTTGAATGAAAGGACTTCTCATTCCAATGGAGGCAATTTCAGTGGTCACAGTTCTCTATCGAGGCCTTCAACGACTAGAAAGGAGTAAGTTAATAGATTATAATTAGCTAAAACTATTGCTGGCAAAATGCATATCAACATGTTTTTCCCCGCTGTAACCCCAAACCTTCTATTTTTTTCATGCTTGAGAACCTTAGATGACCTTGCCGATAAGGTTTACTTGAATTCTACCTTGAAACCAACACCATTTGTTATCAGTTGCACTTAAGTGCAATTTCTTTTCCCAATTCATATTGGTGGGCAATCTATGATACCAAAGCAAGGGCATGACGCCAGTTAACAGCCTTAAATCGTCCATCAGGACCACGAATCATGGGGGTCTTTTAGCCCCTGCCTTttcaaaccatcataacaaaagCGGGTTGAAAATCTCGTCATTTATGTCCTGCAATGGCCAAGCAGATCAAGCTTCAAAAATTGCAAACTAAGAACCGAAACCAACCTCTTCTCTCCCTGAGAAgggtttttttaaaagataaaaagagagtGATGTTCCCATTGGTAATAGAGCAAACTTTcccaaaagcataaaaatataaaacattttaagaaTCACAAATTCAACCAAGAAAAGGATAAATGAAACCCCTTGGTCCCAAAAAATCAATCCTTACAGGGGATCCTCACTAGTTCCTCGTCTAATTACAATGAGGATTCActtaaaatttaacatagatTTGGATTCTCTCATGTGatattttcatatgaaaaattaatttgaagaaTGCAGTGCTGCTCTCTTTTGCTCTCTAGAAACCATATTATGCTCCCTTTTCCTCTAGAAGAGATTTTTTGGGCTTTGCTTTTATCCTTTTTCTAATGAGTTTAGAGTCTTCTATCAACAGAAAAAggttaaaatagttttaagttACAAAAAAGCTTCAATCACTTtctatatttccttttcttacgAAAACTAAGTGAAAAAGTTCATTGGACAGTGATATTGTCCTTCTGAAAAGATTGGAGATGGTGCATCATTCAGAGCTTGGTAAGATAAATGGAACATACATATGTCTTCGATCCTAAATTGGGTAGTGGAATTGACAAGGCAGATCTGGTGGATGAGCAAACCCTATGTGTATCTTCTGATGATTAATTTTCTTTCACAAATATCTTTTCCTCAAAAAAGCATCCATGATCAAAGACATAAGGTTTGCTAGCCTACCCTAAACAATTTAAATGGCAACCTATGATTACTAGGTCTAAAGATGAAGGTCATGTTTTACTAGAAATTGCATACATTCACTAATGACATTGTATGatcaatcatatattttatatagtcCAACATGGGTTTAAGTTTAAGAATGTAGTGTTAACCTAATATGCAATTACAGTTTTATCAAGATTGACATAACAATGAGCAACAAATTTCACTTCACAAGTGAATAAAACAAAGCAACAGTATAACTATGATCTTTATTGGATTTAGCCAAAGGATACACAATAACTTCCATTTCTCTTCCCCAAAAATGCTTTGGTTGCCAGCTTACTCTCTCCTATAGTAATATTTCATGCTCcaaccaataaaaaaaacaaaaagaggcATGTACCTCAAGTAAAAGTCATGATGGTACATCATATCTCAGATCTTGGAACCTTTTCATCAAGCTCAACTTGAAACCCTCAACTTCTGCATCCTCAGGTGAATTTGGTAGAGACCTAATTATTGAAACAGCCCCGATCTGATGCATGGATGCTAGAGCTTCATCTATAACAATGAAGTACTTTAtgtcaataaaaaagaaacaaaaaaattagtaCTAGCAGTACtattttggtttttcttttgcaCATCTTTCAACCTCGGAATGTTATTTGAACTGAgttcttaataataataaatattgacaAATATAATGTCCCAAAATAATGGACAAAATTTAAGTTATCTTTCATCTTAAAAGTCCATATCTATTGAATAAGGACGAGAAACTGAATATtgtacaaataaattaataaaaagttagtAAGAAGTAGTGGTTGAGTACTTTTGGTGTACTATTTAGAACAACAAAAGTACCATCGGTCTTAAATCTACCTCCAAGAGAGCATGATAAtaagtatattttgaaaaagtctACACAGAAGAcgtaaataaaaatacttaagaATTATGATTCCACCTGAGTGTAATAGTGCATCAAGAGCTTGCAATGCTGCTTTCCGTGTCCGGTCATCTTTCGCTGTGCTTAACATATTTAAGAGTTCTTGAGCTCCACCCAGCTCAattatcttctttcttctttcatcttGCGAGCAAAAAGTAAACAATGTTGAGTACAAAAAACTTATGCAGAGACAAAAAAATTTTTAAAGGAATAAATCACAATGTTTCATCCTTAATCAGTTTCATGAGATACCTAAACAATGAGAAACTGTAGCTAATAAGCCGTTTTATAATGCACAAACTAGTTAAATCGCATCATGGCAATTTTCCCTAACTCAGTTGTGGATCACGGCAAAAATGGTATAACTGACAATAAGATAAGAGAACTGCTAATTGTAAGTTGTTAACTCTTAGATGCAGCTTAACTAA
This sequence is a window from Vigna angularis cultivar LongXiaoDou No.4 chromosome 2, ASM1680809v1, whole genome shotgun sequence. Protein-coding genes within it:
- the LOC108327023 gene encoding uncharacterized protein LOC108327023 gives rise to the protein MSFKLFSLNSLVERKKPEETKDELAIVKAAAWAWYLHGSGSKAKAKNEFDVKRSQTVARPSRYKLEAMGMAKETPSMHTIKPLLDSYEVQRISKQLDGLIKESDHNNIGNNGCSKTGNGDRKDNGNRRMKNKQRVTSLSVKCVPAVNLSMCLPKPNHAL